The following is a genomic window from Thermoanaerobaculia bacterium.
TCGCGATCTCCGCGCGCGCGAGGAGACTCTTCGACGTCGACGCCGACGTCGCGACGATCGCCCGCGATCTCGCTCGCGACCCCGAGCTCGCGCCCGACGTGCGGCGGGCGCCCGGGATCCGGGTGCCGGGATGCTGGGACCCTTTCGAGATCGCGGTCCGCGCCGTTCTCGGCCAGCAGGTGACGATCGCCGCCGCGACGACGCTCGCCGGCCGCCTCGTCCGCGAGCTGGGGGAGCCCCTTTCCACGCCCGAGGCGGGAGTGACGCACCTCTTCCCGCGTCCCGGCGACGTCGCCCGAGCGGACATCGCGCGGATCGGGATCCCCGGAAAGCGCGCGGCCGCCTTGCGGGCGCTCGCCGGAGCGTTCGCGCGCGGCGAGATCGACGGCCAGGGGGCGAAGGACGTCGAGGCGTTCGTCGCGCGGCTGACGGCGATTCCCGGGCTCGGCCCGTGGACGGCCCATTACGTCGCGATGCGCGCGCTGTCGGAACCGGACGCGTTCCCCGCCGGCGACCTCTGGCTCCGGCGACTGGTCGTCCCCGGAACGACTCTTCCCGCCTCCGCCGTCGAAGAGCGTTCGGCCGCGTGGCGCCCGTGGCGCGCCTACGCGGCGTTCTATCTCTGGCGGCGAGCCGCCGGAAAGGAAGGAAGGAACTCATGGAAATCACGGAAATGAAGATCGACTCTCCCCTCGGACCGCTGTGCGTCGCGGCGAGCGACGACGGCCTGTGCCGAATCTCCTTTCCGGACGCGGTCGCGAATCGAACGCGCGCCGAACGGCCCCGCGTCGCGCCGAGCGCGGCCCGGAAGGCGCTCCTCGACCGGATTCGCCGCGCGCTCGATCGCTATTTCTCGGGAGCACGGGAGGATTTCGAGGGGATTCCACTCGATCCCGGCGGCACGCAATTCCAGCGGCGGGTGTGGGACTGCCTGCGAACCATCCCCGCGGGCGAGACCCGCTCGTACGGCGAGATCGCCCGCGCGATCGGACGTCCGCGCGCGGTCCGCGCCGTCGGAAGCGCGAACCGCGTCAACCCGATCCCGATCGTCGTTCCCTGCCACCGGGTGATCGGGAGCGACGGGGCTCTTCGCGGCTACGCCGGCCGGTTGGATCGAAAGGAATGGCTCCTGCGGCACGAAGGGGCCGTCGCCCCCGGAAAGAAAACAGC
Proteins encoded in this region:
- a CDS encoding methylated-DNA--[protein]-cysteine S-methyltransferase, whose product is MEITEMKIDSPLGPLCVAASDDGLCRISFPDAVANRTRAERPRVAPSAARKALLDRIRRALDRYFSGAREDFEGIPLDPGGTQFQRRVWDCLRTIPAGETRSYGEIARAIGRPRAVRAVGSANRVNPIPIVVPCHRVIGSDGALRGYAGRLDRKEWLLRHEGAVAPGKKTARLF